In Anaeromusa acidaminophila DSM 3853, a single window of DNA contains:
- the radC gene encoding RadC family protein produces MRRPARTIRELPEKERPREKMLRLGAKGLSDAELLAILLRTGTVEESALSIAQGLLKEYEQPGGVALLAAAKPEDLSKYKGIGNVKAITITAAIEFGRRLYERQVSGDITSIRQPEDAANWYLHRLRYVQQEEFHVLLLSTKHQVLASCCVAVGTMDAALVDPRKVFQEALRHQAAALILAHNHPSGDPSPSKEDIALTLRLAEAGKLLELPVLDHIIIGDGRFVSLKEKGLLY; encoded by the coding sequence ATGCGGCGGCCGGCGAGGACCATACGGGAACTGCCGGAGAAAGAGCGGCCCAGGGAAAAAATGCTGCGCCTGGGAGCAAAAGGCTTGAGTGATGCAGAATTGTTGGCTATCTTATTGCGTACAGGCACAGTGGAAGAGTCAGCATTGTCCATTGCTCAAGGATTATTGAAAGAGTATGAGCAGCCGGGAGGCGTAGCTTTATTGGCTGCAGCCAAGCCGGAAGATCTATCGAAGTATAAGGGAATTGGCAATGTTAAAGCGATTACAATAACGGCTGCCATTGAATTTGGCAGGCGATTGTATGAGCGGCAAGTTTCTGGAGATATAACCAGCATTAGGCAGCCGGAGGATGCTGCTAATTGGTATTTGCATCGATTGCGTTACGTGCAGCAGGAAGAGTTCCATGTACTGTTGCTTTCGACGAAGCATCAGGTCTTAGCCAGTTGTTGCGTCGCCGTTGGCACCATGGATGCAGCTCTTGTCGATCCAAGAAAGGTGTTTCAAGAAGCGCTGCGCCATCAAGCAGCTGCTTTGATTCTAGCGCATAATCATCCTAGCGGAGATCCTTCGCCCAGCAAAGAAGACATTGCCTTGACTTTGCGCCTGGCGGAAGCCGGTAAGTTGTTGGAGCTGCCAGTATTGGACCATATAATCATCGGAGACGGGCGGTTTGTCAGCTTAAAAGAAAAAGGCTTACTTTATTGA
- the mreC gene encoding rod shape-determining protein MreC, whose protein sequence is MGWFDNKKAPLGIAALLLVILLVTATKGPVRIPFVEAAAVTILSPFQYVFSSLGHGIHSTGSQVSDLWNVYDDNQRLQAEVEQLRQERSQLAEVQAENIRLKVLLDYKASSPQFDLLMAKVIARDASSWTNSLTINRGTADGIAKDMAVVTAQGVVGSVSNVYAHTAQVQLILDPRNAVGAMVQRPESRVAAVLEGHAASPQQPRMVNIPRDADIIIGDTVVTSGFGGIYPQGIALGEVVDVVNSEGGLLKYAVLKPAVQFDRLEEVQVLVGSRQPAPAPLTPQPPPGNAGGKK, encoded by the coding sequence GTGGGGTGGTTCGATAATAAAAAGGCGCCGCTGGGTATAGCGGCGCTATTATTGGTGATTTTGCTAGTGACGGCCACAAAAGGACCTGTGCGTATTCCTTTTGTGGAAGCGGCAGCAGTGACTATTCTTTCGCCTTTCCAGTATGTCTTTTCTTCTTTGGGGCATGGCATTCACAGTACCGGATCGCAGGTTAGCGATCTTTGGAATGTATATGATGATAATCAGCGGTTGCAAGCGGAAGTGGAGCAGTTGCGTCAGGAACGCTCGCAACTGGCGGAAGTGCAGGCGGAAAATATTCGTTTAAAGGTACTGCTGGATTATAAAGCCAGCTCGCCACAATTTGATTTGTTGATGGCGAAGGTCATTGCCAGAGATGCATCTTCTTGGACTAATTCGCTGACAATCAACCGTGGGACTGCTGATGGCATCGCTAAAGACATGGCCGTAGTTACGGCGCAAGGCGTTGTTGGCAGTGTTAGCAATGTGTATGCGCATACCGCGCAGGTGCAGTTGATTTTGGATCCACGCAATGCGGTAGGCGCCATGGTACAACGACCAGAGTCAAGAGTAGCGGCAGTCTTAGAAGGGCATGCTGCTTCGCCGCAACAGCCGCGTATGGTGAATATACCGCGTGATGCAGATATTATTATTGGCGACACTGTGGTTACATCCGGTTTCGGAGGCATCTATCCTCAAGGCATTGCTCTAGGGGAAGTGGTTGATGTTGTAAACAGCGAAGGCGGGCTTCTAAAATATGCAGTTCTTAAACCAGCGGTGCAATTTGATCGCTTGGAAGAAGTACAGGTGCTCGTTGGCTCAAGGCAGCCAGCGCCGGCGCCGCTGACGCCCCAACCACCGCCTGGCAATGCAGGAGGGAAAAAGTAG
- the mreD gene encoding rod shape-determining protein MreD, translated as MKLFAWCFSLIFLLTLQTTLAPAISFHDIQPDFVVCFVLSAAFLGGRTPGTISGLVGGFLQDLATGGILGLHLIPLTLMGYLAGMAERKVFKDHSLLPLLAAGGATLSEGLFAVFFLKLIGLSLGWGESIYEIVVPQAIYNMVVAVPVYGLVRLLYRIP; from the coding sequence GTGAAGCTTTTTGCCTGGTGCTTTAGTCTGATTTTTTTATTGACTTTGCAAACTACCTTGGCTCCAGCAATTTCTTTTCATGATATTCAGCCAGACTTTGTTGTTTGTTTTGTTCTATCCGCTGCATTTTTAGGAGGCCGTACACCAGGAACGATCAGCGGCTTGGTGGGCGGTTTTTTACAAGATTTAGCAACAGGAGGCATTTTAGGATTACATTTGATTCCTTTGACTTTGATGGGATATTTGGCTGGAATGGCGGAGCGCAAGGTTTTCAAGGATCATAGTCTGTTGCCTTTATTGGCGGCTGGAGGAGCTACGTTAAGCGAAGGCTTATTTGCAGTTTTTTTCCTCAAACTGATTGGCTTGTCGTTAGGATGGGGAGAAAGCATATATGAAATTGTAGTTCCTCAAGCGATTTATAACATGGTAGTGGCTGTGCCGGTATATGGTTTGGTTCGTCTTTTATACCGGATTCCCTAG
- a CDS encoding rod shape-determining protein, with translation MKFWNPFRSLSRDMGIDLGTANTLVHMKGKGIVVREPSVVAIQKDSGQVLAVGEEAKQMIGRTPGNIVAIRPLKDGVIADFDVTHAMLKYFIRRSIETNTVIRPRVVVGVPSGVTEVEKRAVIDAAIQAGAREAYLIEEPMAAAIGAGLPVHEPMGNMVVDIGGGTTEVAVISLGGIVTSRSIRIGGDEMDEAIVNYVKKKYSLMIGERTAEEVKMKIGSAITREEDIGMEIRGRDLVSGLPKTLLLRSSEVQAALSEPISGIIDAVKITLEKTPPELASDIMDRGIVMTGGGALLHGLDRLISRETGMPVYLAEDPLSCVGIGTGRVLESIDLLKRVLMASPKKLG, from the coding sequence ATGAAATTTTGGAATCCTTTCCGGTCTCTATCAAGGGACATGGGAATTGACTTAGGAACAGCAAATACCTTGGTGCATATGAAAGGGAAAGGCATTGTTGTGCGTGAGCCTTCTGTCGTAGCTATTCAAAAGGATAGCGGCCAGGTATTGGCTGTTGGCGAAGAAGCAAAGCAGATGATCGGCCGGACTCCTGGAAATATAGTGGCTATTCGGCCCTTGAAAGATGGAGTTATTGCTGATTTCGACGTAACCCATGCCATGCTGAAGTATTTTATTCGTCGCTCCATTGAGACGAATACCGTTATTCGCCCGCGGGTGGTTGTGGGCGTACCTTCCGGCGTTACGGAAGTGGAAAAGCGTGCAGTTATTGATGCCGCCATTCAGGCAGGAGCCCGGGAAGCCTATTTGATTGAAGAACCGATGGCGGCAGCGATTGGCGCTGGTCTGCCGGTACATGAGCCTATGGGAAACATGGTTGTTGACATTGGCGGCGGCACGACAGAAGTGGCTGTTATTTCGTTGGGCGGCATTGTGACTAGCCGCTCGATTCGCATTGGCGGCGACGAGATGGATGAAGCGATCGTTAATTATGTGAAGAAAAAATATAGCTTGATGATTGGCGAACGAACAGCAGAAGAAGTAAAAATGAAAATCGGTTCGGCGATTACGCGTGAAGAAGATATTGGCATGGAGATTCGCGGGCGGGATCTGGTTTCCGGCTTACCGAAAACGTTGCTCTTGAGATCAAGTGAAGTGCAAGCCGCTCTAAGCGAACCCATCAGCGGGATTATTGACGCTGTGAAAATTACGTTGGAAAAAACGCCGCCGGAGCTGGCGTCGGATATTATGGATCGAGGCATTGTCATGACAGGCGGAGGCGCTTTGTTGCATGGGTTGGACCGACTGATAAGCCGTGAAACAGGCATGCCGGTATATTTGGCGGAAGACCCGCTTTCTTGCGTAGGTATCGGCACGGGCCGCGTTTTGGAAAGCATTGACCTTTTGAAGCGTGTATTAATGGCTTCTCCCAAAAAATTGGGTTAG